In the genome of Mytilus edulis chromosome 3, xbMytEdul2.2, whole genome shotgun sequence, one region contains:
- the LOC139515314 gene encoding uncharacterized protein: protein MGLLLSKESSVTKDTYVKTKEQEEKISIKVSEFIAKKIATPPLKLKLINSYHGMYEKLCGPWGRVTGSYADSLSMSTSDVDIIMDNMSVNSSPEITISNSCPMELVIFTEDNDIPPGCCWLRAYQKVAFMGKYVPSCSSSFPYVSMNPLSKQVTEAKWNLVDVKGHKCLSSRNINEQRSKSGLTSFPLINRFLPQWIPHGPAFKQTYFWVFDVDIVEAFKCRTLPPVLLKWAKRTRKTWPSQSTIEEALEQGCHVISLPSKISSDEFTEVEFRFGYGAMEKILTKNLNDCQKQCYILLKIILKEYIEPRFPGEDIVSSYVMKMLIFWMSEETDSDFWRPECLLECLEMCLGRLFDWVDSGYCPNFFIPEYNLFRTKLTSIHSNKFTCLMREIMDLKWKVLIHCKSMQSLNLYV from the coding sequence ATGGGCTTACTGTTATCGAAAGAAAGCTCTGTTACAAAGGACACGTATGTGAAGACGAAAGAAcaagaagaaaaaatatcaataaaggtcaGCGAGTTTATTGCAAAGAAAATAGCAACGCCGCCTTTAAAATTGAAACTGATAAACAGTTACCATGGAATGTATGAAAAACTGTGTGGACCTTGGGGAAGAGTGACTGGCAGCTATGCTGATAGCCTTTCTATGTCAACATCAGATGTTGATATAATAATGGATAACATGTCTGTTAATTCTAGCCCTGAAATCACAATAAGCAATTCATGTCCTATGGAACTAGTTATTTTTACAGAGGACAATGATATACCACCCGGATGCTGTTGGCTACGAGCCTACCAAAAAGTTGCTTTCATGGGAAAATATGTGCCTTCATGTTCATCTTCTTTTCCTTATGTCAGTATGAATCCACTGAGTAAACAAGTTACAGAGGCTAAATGGAATCTTGTAGATGTAAAAGGGCACAAATGCTTGTCTAGTCGAAATATAAATGAACAGAGGTCGAAGAGTGGTTTAACTTCCTTCCCCCTGATTAATCGATTCCTGCCACAATGGATACCACACGGACCAGCattcaaacaaacatatttttgggTATTTGATGTTGATATCGTTGAAGCTTTCAAATGTAGAACACTACCTCCAGTGTTACTAAAATGGGCGAAACGAACGCGAAAAACATGGCCTTCACAAAGCACTATAGAGGAAGCGTTAGAACAAGGTTGCCATGTAATTAGTTTGCCTTCAAAAATTTCTTCTGATGAATTTACAGAGGTTGAGTTTAGATTCGGTTATGGGGCCATGGAAAAGATACTAACAAAAAATCTTAATGACTGTCAAAAACAATGTTATATCCTACTTAAGATAATACTCAAAGAATACATAGAACCACGATTTCCCGGTGAAGATATTGTATCATCGTATGTCATGAAGATGTTGATATTCTGGATGTCTGAGGAAACAGACTCGGATTTTTGGCGTCCAGAGTGCCTTCTTGAATGTTTGGAGATGTGTCTAGGAAGGCTGTTTGACTGGGTTGATTCTGGTTACTGTCCGAACTTCTTTATTCCCGAATATAACCTGTTTCGCACAAAACTAACAAGTATACACTCTAACAAATTTACCTGTTTAATGCGGGAAATCATGGATTTAAAATGGAAGGTATTAATTCATTGTAAATCAATGCAAAGTTTAAACTTATACGTTTAG